Genomic segment of Corythoichthys intestinalis isolate RoL2023-P3 chromosome 7, ASM3026506v1, whole genome shotgun sequence:
gactccaaccaggagtgacacaagagccaataaaaagttgtttaatgtctgaccgcttgtgttgcctcatgattcacgaaaaatatgctttgctttagaattttaatgtatCCCAGGTTTTAATGCATCGCGACGCATtggcgaatcgaaccgaatcgaaaccctctgaatcgaatcaaatcgaatcgaatcgtggccctccgaatcgtaatcgaatcgaatcgtgagggcagtgccaatgcacacctctagaaagtagtgtgataattgaacaaaaaaaagtacttcaaatacaaaaatatgttacacaaCATAGgaaaattaagtagtggtgctgtgagatacaaatttaatattttgtatgacttccatgggcttgaaggactgcatccatgcgattcggcaaggattcatacaagttattgatgaagtcttcaggaacatcaaagaaagcagtcttgcatgcctcccagagttcattaaCATTCTTGAGTTTCGTCtttcatgcttcctctttcatcctaccccagacatgctcaatgatgttcatgtctggtgactgggctggccagtcctggagaaatctcgggccaagaaaggaagtgaagaaaaatagtcaggaaacggaagttggagggatcttgtgaagacgcgtgagaatttgagaaaaatgtggagaacaatCGGAAAAaatgcaaacgacactggagcagtgtttaaaaaaaaaaaaaaaaaaaaaacgaaactatcgtcaaagaaggattaaaaaaaaaactatcttgATGAGATAGACGGTGACGGccaaacagcgtcaggttccaccagttctgcggagctcacgtttcgttactcctgagcccgagcttgaaaccaacgatgaagatgatgaaaaaaatgagaccgatcttgatcctgactcatcagattactgggagccacctcattcaaccgggagcagccgagagccatcCCTCTTGGTATGtgtgcaaatagttcaacagtttagttatgtgtaaataaattgttactttgcgatcaaaacttctatttgtcttgttgtttgttattttgtaaaaggaaaacattattcagatgtttgggatgtaactaaagcaaaaaatagctgtgttaaagtcaaagttatgtttgaaatgtatgcgttcaaaaaaagctcaatttctctgtattttcatcagaaattggaaaattgctcaaaccaagctattttctaatgctgatttctaaagaatggaaaacgatatgaacttaatttttctcctgctgaaagaagagagtctaagctttcttttggtgggttccatgtttatatagcaacggaacagaattttctgtgggccttgcaaaatcagtcaaaatccagtaaaacggccggaagcgaagggccttgctccggtgaaaatggctgggagtgaatgatttAAGTACTTGATAATCacttagcacagacctttaaaggctaaagcaacattgcatattctccctGGTCAATACAAGAAAAATCTTACTACCAGTCTGGAGCGCAGCTTGAAGCAATTTCTAACACCGGTgagcactgctacgatgcaagctgactactccacgtacaatacaaaaatgtcacgcatgGTGGACATGAGAGAAACTATGTCAAATGTTAGTCTCGTTGTCGTTTCGTCACGAAAACTGGTATTCGTCtcattatgttctagtctcccaagccatatttttagctcatcatctgtcagggaagttcaagtttgaactccgagacaagtgttacctcgatagctatATTAGAGAAATAAATACGACCACAACCATGGATTTAGTAGGTTTTAGTACAAGACCTCTTGGGTACAGACGCGGAATAACGCACAAAGTGCCTCTCCGCATTTGGACCAAAGAGAGATACATGGCATGCCTCTATTTATGGGTTGGCACCATAGAAACGAAACCGAAAACTTAGTAAAAACATCTcaagttacagaaaaacatctctCATAGGGAAAAACCACCTTAAGCTATAACCTTGAATCACCAGCTGTGGCCAGGAAGTTTGATAAGCCACAGTTGCTGTATTGTactcattcagggcatattggaaacaGCAGGAAAATGACAgttcatatttgggcatattgactCCGTCTACAATCGTCAAGGCTATGAGAAGGCCCACTCAAAAAGATTACAACAGATTGTCCTAACAATGATACTCTATGctataatgttctcatgcaagcataacaaaagcattcaacataaaatatataatggttgtgtttaaaGCATGAATAAATTCTCTCACATCATCGTTACGTCATTGCCGTGTTAAAATTGTTTGAcgattttcgttattgtcattttagacgaaaacaacagttttttttataCTATCCTTTCATTTGGTAGATGGGGTGTACATTTGTGTCCAAAATTATTTAACCACAACTTCCATATTGTGTTGTAGCAagtttgacaattttttttagtgctgcaacaattaatcgattattttgagtaattcgattagaaaaaagattcgaataaaattttgctgGTTCGAGTATACGTTTAAAgttgcattgtaatggtttgttttgaaagtgtttgcatagaattttattgatttgggtggatatactgccctctagtggcaacagtgaatatgacataactcattttacatggctgaatccagcgactcctgttaagaccaacataagctaagtttttgtttgagctattgtttttttaatgcattagtaatttagtttataggtatatttagccattttttgtgggaatatgtgtttgaaccctttgttaagagcattgtttaaaaatttttttttttttttaatgtttgcattttatagcatttaagctacagTCTTTTgttgtgtaagttagccaattgttcttttgttgtacttagatcctcatttattatttttttatactgtttgaagcTCAGCTGAGGtactttaatttttcatgttccttatccgattactcgattatttgaactaactaggtcattgattaatcaactactaaaataatcaatagctgcaaccctaatttatttatttatcttattCATAAACATATAAAATAAGGACTTATTCCGTATTTCAGTGATCATTTTCTGCCACCCTGTTGATGGCAcctaatgaaataataataccagggctgtcaaacgattacaatttttaatcgagttaatcacagcttaaaaattaattaatcataattaatcgcatttcaaaccatctataaaatatgccatatttgtctgtaaattattgttggaatggaaagataagacacaagacggatatatacgttcaacatactgtacataactacagtatttgtttattataacaataaatcaacaagatggcgttaacattaacattctgttaaagcgatccatggatagaaagacttgtagttattaaaagataaatgttagtacaatttatagaaattttatattaaaactcttaattagggatgggaattgataggatttttacgattccgattccattatcgatattgcttaacgattcgattctttatcgattctcttatcgattctaatttggggaaaaagaagaacaaacgttttgattggcatcgagtttgtttaatcagaagtcacaaccttacaaactcaaaacgagatcaaaagaggcccaaagcctcaatgttaactgtggcaataagtggcaaatacacaagaatgtgtaacattttactgaaacatttatctaatagaaataaaaaatattggtatatattggcagataggttgttgttctgcctttggcaatatgtgttaaagcaggggtccccaaactttttcctgtgagggccacataacttttcccttctctgatgaggggccggggtcagtttgtaacaataagtgtgacgattgcagaagtgcataaatgtaaaaaaatattgtttttcagaaagccacaaccacataaccctttctggattcataataataataataataataataataataattaataataaaaacactattaattaaatagataataaccaaataaccctctctgaattattcaaggaaaaggccaggaaataaataacacgattgaggaaaaaaaaaaaaaattcaaaatggccggaccaaatgtggagacggacctatttgggccgcgggccgcagtttggggactactgggttaacgtgtagtattttaccattacattgaattgcattccttttagtttttgtggcgcttacacactcaagtgggggcgcccttgcgcttcttcacgcgaagaagaacgcgctcacgtgaagaagagcgcgcttacacccaaagaagaaatgccgcatccaagtgagtgagcgagttagtgagagagggaaacacttctacgagcctacgttctttgttaatgttaatatctactgaggcaacgcctgtatgtatcatcttttgtgttgtcgttgttgtgtttccactcgcgatcggacacttaaatccagttgtgtagtggtttgaacgatgtgctaatgctagcgaacgaatgctaaccatttgttattactgttattagcagctaatcatcgctgatttacgttgatgcaaacctgtttgttattggggacgaaattgatttgtttcatttctattcttagtttcactcttcaagtgatggttgaataaagtcagcaaattataccaacgtcttctgcatcgtcatttgggagtttagctagctgtatagccaggactgagccttagcctccctgtgaggacagcgcagtcgtattccctcccgatgcagtaatttccaccttgcaatgactgcaagtcgctttgttgtaatttttcctcgtgaagtgaagacacactttcgagcgtttgaacctacgtgctgtcattgttatgtttatggctgcaatgctcgtgcttacccgtcgtaacctttcattttcacactcttttctggtgaagtgtagtcaaactttggagcgagtggttcttggcgccatgctagtttgatgcgtctggacaacaacacatgtcacgacgcaatacgcgtctttaggaatcgttaaggctttttcattgtgatgtcgaggcctcgaaacactcggaaccggttccgaattggaatcggatttcgatttccATCCctactcttaatgttttcgttttaataaaatgtgtaaaattttcaatcaaaaaaatgaactagtagctcaccattgttgatgtcaataattacacgatgctcatggtgctgaaacccataaaatcagtcgcacccaagcgccagcagagggcgcaaaacaccaaaaaacacaagtaacaagtggacatgacaccgtgctgtcattttaatctgtttgagcgtgcatgtgcgttaattgcgtcaaatattttaacgtgattaatataaaaaattaattaccgcccgtcaacgcgataattttgacagccctaaataatacCCTATTTCAAATGGATGACAATAGCTTTTCAAGAAGTTACctgaaaaacaacaactttgccGTCATCAGCCTGCAGGTAAAAAGTCCAAGTGGAGGAGATGAAACTCTGGGCAGAGCTGACGATGTCATTGCACCAACTGGACACGGCCTCCATAACAGAAGGTGGCTTGGGGCGCAGGGTCATTGCTTTGAGCTGCAGGGGAGATCTCTGTCATTACATTTCTTCACGCACGTGAGAAGATTTTCTCACCTTCCTCCTCTTGATTTCGGGTTCAGACGGCTGGCTGGCGCAGCCGGTGTTGCACGCGTCCTGTTCCAAAAGCTTGGCATAAGCCTCCTGGCACGCTGCCGACACACATAAAAGGATAAACTAATTCATCTAATCTCTGGTGAGTattgatattttttaaaaatcaatgaataTACTGTAAACTAGCATAAATAAACAATCTGTACTGCTTTTGATCCCTGCAATGGCAAGAAATGTGTAACACCAAGGTGACGTATCCTTGGAATCAAACTGAGAGCCACAGATGGAGCCGCTCACCTCCCTGACACTCGTCCTTGCTGGTGTTGAAGCCGGCGTTGCCGTTGACAAACTGGCAGATGGAGTAGAGTCGACAGCCGCGGTAGCAGGCGTTCATTATGGAGTCCTATACGAGAAGAACACCATGTTAAATAGCTCTGTCTGGCAACAAATTCAGCATTTACTGACCATAGTTAGATGGGATAAGCTCCACCACCCCCTGCAACCTTAGTGAGGATAtgcagcatggaaaatgaatgaatgagtgattttttttttcaatatttttttattataattaattttaattatatataattataatttgTTTACAAGCCATTAGGTTTGGACATCTTTGTAATcttatatttattgtattttattcgattattttttgacttttttttactaagtatttttaaaaatatatatagtatattgggctgcaactaacgattatttacataatcgattaatcggattattaattaaacgattactcgatgaACCGAATAAATGTCACTTCTTTCAATTACCCTCATAATTTACCTCAAAGTTGTTTTCGGCATGGCGTAAgtagcaatgaagacaaaatggatgactatttctttcacctgtatcgattatcaaatacgttggcaactaatttattaatcgatttaatcgataAGCTGTTGCAGCtttattaagaagctagtttagacagtgagatgtctgaaaattggaaaaaatgtgaattgttgttttccaaagtaatagatttttgttcatgtccaaCTTTGACTTCACAAAAATATCATGAATAAATCTGATAGTATTTACAACTATGAAgtaatatatatgttataatttcaagaatttagacaaatTTGTCCTAAAcgtcctaaacgattaattggttatcaaaattgttgtcatttaatttgctaatcgattagttgttgattaatcaattaagtGTTGCACCTCTAATTGTATATCAATAGCAATGGATATTATCTGTTAAATTGTTATTCatttctgtttatttatttatatgaacgttttttttatatatatatatatatacagggcgctggaagtcactaaCAGCAGGGGaagctgaggatcttttttactttttcccaTCCGAAAACAGCCATTTAAGTCTCCATACAAGatatgcacaatggcagtacgcatgcatgctggatagtaCACACAACTACAACTACGCTACTATAATGACagcattctatttcacctacactgtgtgttggagtttttgtatcggAAATAAAGGCACCGTGCATTGTAATGCAAATCCCCGCTGCTAGATGGCGCAATGACAtacgaacacatttgaaaacgaaAAAGGCCAATAAGCCTTGGTTTAACACCGCCTTTTCACAActctaaaataaattgcacactaaTATTCAACAGCACTCTGCACggcagcagctcaacagcaataacaaacaatactattgctacaatgcaagcatgtcttacctaCTTGAATACACCAAAGGTTTCCTTTCTGGACTACACAGTCTAAACTGGAGCAAACTTTTCCTCGCTGGGCACATTTATGGAACTGtcatcataatcatcttcattttcgacctcgaattgaattttttatttttgtaaaaatcGCTAATTCCTTTGTGAGCCATCTTAAcacctcctctgtcaacagttaacttttccgttccaattGTGCCTTATTCAGCGTGACCTGGtatcaagcaaggtgtcaggtggtaaccatgttattgacaaaaaaagaaaaactttttgtATATATTTAATCTCCAAAGTTAAATACACTATTCttgcaatgttttatttttaacaacaacacaaaaacaatctaccaaaacACCCTTGCCCCAACactagggggtgctgcagcaccctcagcaccccactacCTGCGTCActgtttatatatacagtatatggcggaaaacacagacggggttgaaaatgcagtttctgctctttcacccctctttaaaataaactgctgtattttaagccaaaagaactgatgtgtttgatagaacaatatgtctatatggtgccatagcagtttcatggtgtgttaagcccccgaactatttttaatttgtccgttttaccctggaaaccccagttTACAAACGTTCCACAACCGCTTTGTGTCAACCTAGCAATGAAAAGAAAgtaattgtttttattattcgaaatgtctgtcatttttagcttagaatcattaattgatgtctaatattttgtttaaaaaaaacgactttaaaaaaataattcacttgcatattttaaacttttaaacaaattacgtcacgatGGAAAATGTAgcttctgtaaataagtcacggatatctacctcataactatcgcttaattgtatatttttcgttactgtcgcattttccccaatattttagatgataataatcgaccaaaaaaaaaaaaaaaaaaagtttaaaagagtaactatatgaaaatcaaatctcgaccactccttgatgtctgcgatttctgcatcgtgacccttgttatattatcatgtttcacccaaaaatccagctgtggccattcacagctgtgtcttgacactcggtgatacatgctacatggagtttttggatcgaaaagaggtacgtAAGCGATTTTTTtagatgccctcctgttcaaattttttcttcccccagacaattgggattttaagctttccaatgatgtatcacacatgcatatcggacaattttgaaatttggccaaattgggggtcttagagcagaactttaagtcacctgagtgttgagagttttccgccatatatatatatttttttaattgattggacaactttttaatgttttttttaaattttattatgcGGTAATCGTGCATTTTTactatattgcaatatttttgcttatttttatcatttagatttggttttatttattttttttattataataattgggTTGGTGTCTATTGCCGTGAATAGCGGCCAATTAGATActgcctttactttaaaaagaaaagtctaCTTAACTCAACGGCTACCGTCGACTGCTTCAGACGTCCAATATATTTTGACTCTTCTATTACCGACAATCAAACTGAAACATGATGATTTGATGAATGTGTTAAAGGTGCAATGAAAAACTACAGTAAGTGACTTCAAAATGAGAGCAGACTAAAATGTTAAcaaatatcaattaaaaaaaaaactgaattaatCTTCCTTTCCCACGGTTTTTGCCCCGCCCACTAAAAAATCTCCAAACAAAatgatgtcacaaccagaatGTGCCACAGATTTTTGCAGTCTGCTACCATGCTACCCATAGGCTATCTATTCTGATGTTGTTGTGAGACCGTTTTGTTATTCTGTCAACATGTACTAGCTAGCGCAGAACTAGAAAGCTAGGAATACTAATAATCAATTATGGTAGTGATGTCGCAAGCAGAATTGCTAAGGAAAAAAGATGCATTATTTTGGATGGAAACCTATGCAATGGTAAAAGACAGATATTTGAGTGCCAAAACTACTGCAGTGCagttactttcttttttttttcttacatggTCACTATTTCTTAGGACCGTGAGAAAAAGTGTCAACACGAATCAGATGAgaaacagcaccctctggtggccAACTTTGGCATGACAGGCATGCAGCATCATAACAGCCTTGTCATCATCTCCGCTGCATTTCCGCGTTTACTGACAACACCACTTTACATCATAGACCTAATTAGAATAATTATTTGAATTATTAACATCCTCCAATATCCCGGGTCGCGGTCCGCACGGGCTTGCGGGCCCATTGTCCCGCAGCAGGATGCGAACGAGGGCCACACCTGAGggtgggtgaaaaaaaaaaaacatccagtgttGCAAAACCCATTGTGCATCTACCGGCCTCTCGGACACGCTTCCATCCGCAATGCTTGACTCAAAATCGGTCGAGCAGGATAACGCTGCGCCTAAAATAAAACCCGTGTCACATCGAGAATTCCTAATGACTAGTCACATTGCATCAATTTCATGCATTCGCATGCATTGCAGTCATGTCTTACTTTAGCGGGGCCTTTGTTTTTGACGAGGAGCTGGCATTGCTTCTTGCAGTAGCTGATGTCGCCCAGCTGGTTATCGAACACCTCCAGGGAGGACGCGGCGGCCGCGAGGCCCGCCAGGAGCGCCGCGAGCAGGGCAGGGGAACAGCTCATGCTTATGGCCGGAACGGAGAGCCTTGTGGTCGGCGCGAGGGAGAGCTGGAGAGGGCGAAGACCGCTGGCGGAGAAGGGAGATGATGCTCGATCCTGCTTTTTCCGTTGCTGCTGCCTAATGCTGGATGCTCGTGACGTCATGTATCCTCAGTTCCTCACTGTGcaccccccccaacacacacacgctGCTCCACTCCTAACTGCACTGCATAATGTGgcttaaaaaaatatggaaaggtagatttaaaaaaaaaaaaagtgtcattaaaaatatttttttcattaagtcacttcaatccaaaaaaaaaaaaaaaaaaaaaattcaatcgaagaaaaaataagtttgcaaaaatacagtgtatcacaagagtacacccctcacatttctgcagatatttaagtacagtggggcaaataagtatttagtcaaccaccaattgtgcaaggtctcctattgaaaagattagagaggcctgtaattgtcaacatgggtaaacctcaaccatgagagacagaatgtgggggaaaaaatcacattgtttgatttttaaagaatttctttccaaattagagtggaaaataagtatttggtcacctacaaacaagcaagatttctggctgtcaaagaggtctaactttttctaacgaggtctaacgaggctccactcgttacctgtattaatggcaccgttttaactcattatcggtataaaagacacctgtccacaacctcaggcagtcacactccaaactccactatggccaagaccaaagagctgttgaaggacactagatacaaaattgtagaccagcaccaggctgggaagactgaatctgcaataggtaaaacgcttggtgtaaaaaaatcaactgtgggagcaattatttgaaaatggaagacatacaagaccactgataatctccctcgatctggggctccatgcaagatctcaacccgtggcgtcaaaatgataacaagaacggtgagcaaaaatcccagaaccacacggggggacctagtgaatgacctacagagagctgggaccacagtaacaaaggctactatcagtaacacattgtgccgccagggactcaaatcctgcactgccagacatgtccccctgccgaagccagtacacgtccaggcccgtctgcggttcgctagacagcatttggatgatccagaagaggactgggagaatgtgttatggtcagatgaaaccaaaatagaactttttggtagaaacacaggttctcctgtttggaggagaaagaatactgaattggatccggagaacaccatacccactctgaagcatgggggtggaaacatcatgctttggggctgtttttctgcaaagggaccaggacgactgatctgtgtaaagggaaagcatgaatggggccatgtatcgagagattttgagtgaaaatctccttccatcagcaaggacattgaaggtgagacgtggctgggtctttcagcatgacaatgattccaaaaacacagccagggcaacaaaggagtggcttcgtaagaagcatttcaaggtcctggagtggcctagccagtctccagatctcaaccccataaaaaaatctgtggagggagttgaaagtccgttttgcccaacgacagccccaaagcatcactgctctagaggagatctgcatggaggaatgggccaaaataccagcaaaagtgtgtgaaaagcttgtgaagagttacagaaaacgtttggcctccgttattgccaacaaagggtacataacaaagtattgagatgaacttttggtattgaccaaatacttattttccactatgatttgcaaataaattctttaaaactcatacaatgtgattttctgtttttttccacattgtctctcatggttaaggtttacctatgttgacagttacaggcctctctaatattttcaagtaggagaacttgcacaattagtggttgtcgaaatacttatttgccccactgtatatctattcatgggacaacactgacaaaatgacactttgacaatgaaaagtagtctgtgtgcagcttatataatagagttaaatttccccccctcaaaataactcaaaatcttgccattaatatctaaacccctagtCTCACCAGTTTTATAGACCTTTCATTGTGAAACTTTTCTATCACACATCACAACTGACACTTTTCTCCGCCTGTTCCACCCTGCCTGCACATGCTTCTTCACTTCTTTTCTACTCTCGCCATTGCTCTGGATTGTTAAACCTAAATTCTAAAACTcctccaacttttttttttttaacctgtcctggtcagctgcttgacacggagaatggagatctgagtgtctGATTGATCTGaaaagttttaatgtatcacatgggagtttgacagACATCCATTGTTatcattcaacgtacctcgtttattaggaaAAACCAGCGAACAGGAAGAGGTTTCTTatagggaacagaagaaaagtggGAGAGAAACAGAatccaacaaacaacaacaagaaatacattaaaagcCTAACTATGAATACGTTGGTGCTATTGTTCGCTAGTtgaatttccggttgacaccatgtgaggggcctgataaccaaggaAAGGGTGTGGGGGTCtgagagataagtgattgggaagaGTGGAGTGTACATAAGTCAGCCAtgtggtctagaacccagtatttgtgtgaatccctagtgagtgtgagtatgttggcatcctattctatgctgtctcatcGCTAATCCTTACACCAAGGTTTTCTACTTGAGTGTCTAATTTCACCTAGTCATGTCATGTGTAGGTCCGATTTAACATGATAgcccgcagacgagcggagatgcCGCCCCAGGGCCATGGCCCTTCCCCAGGCAATCCGGTCAGTGGATGGGTGGGTTGgttggttgggggggggggggggggggttgggaaCAGCACAGTGGCCATCATCATCTcccagggatccagggtggtcccccaggccACTCGCGCCCAAcatcaactggccttcagggatgggataaGGAGGCGAATCCCCCACAcccacacccacccccgcccactCACGAGCCACTGCCGCAGCCCCACACCCGGCACAGCACATCGGGAGACCATCAGGGCAGGCAGAGAAGaaaggggaaggcggaagcaggagaacaCCGAgaagccggcagcccaggcaaagaggaggccacgccccTAGGCACCCACCTCCCACCTGATTACTGCGGCTGCCAGGCCCCCAACTTCTTGGTCTCTTCTCCCTGTAACCTCACTCTTCCACTTGGGTCTCTCTAATTTACACGAAGATAGTCAGTCAATCAGTTTTGCTACGGGTAACCTTTATGG
This window contains:
- the tmem59l gene encoding transmembrane protein 59-like, with the translated sequence MTSRASSIRQQQRKKQDRASSPFSASGLRPLQLSLAPTTRLSVPAISMSCSPALLAALLAGLAAAASSLEVFDNQLGDISYCKKQCQLLVKNKGPAKDSIMNACYRGCRLYSICQFVNGNAGFNTSKDECQGACQEAYAKLLEQDACNTGCASQPSEPEIKRRKLKAMTLRPKPPSVMEAVSSWCNDIVSSAQSFISSTWTFYLQADDGKVVVFQSQPEMEYSFPELQAPRSDVADGPWPQVHSHTQKPHGVRGRGEKSGSKTGSRGKHQVQHAEDSAAAAEHDFLGCMSRRSGLPRWILAACLFLSIMVMLWLSCASLVTAPDQHIKTQLSINGDKEFLDDVEPKVNPFQLSPLLAVSIKRASVDGDQEAGPLPVKVDLDKTRV